The Actinomycetota bacterium sequence TCGACCACCGCATCATCCTGCGCGAGAGCGAAGGCTGAGCGTTTCCGCGTCAGCGAGCGGCGGCACCCGCCGTCTTCGCCCCCGGCAGGTCCAGTTCCCACTTGCCGCAGCGGCCGCCCCAGCGGGCCAGGGTGTCCCCCTCCACCATGATCTTCACGATCTCGCAGTTGTTGGAGCATCCCTTGCAGTTGAAGCTGGAGGTGCGGTAGTCGATATCGGTGACCCGGAAGCCCTTGAAGTTGGAGACGGGCGGGTTCAGCTCCTTGGCGAGCAGGGCGGCCCCGATGGCCCCCATGACGTTGTAATGCTCGGGGACCACCACCTCCATCTTGAGCGCCTCCTCGAAGGCGCGCTTCATGCCCACGTTGGCCGCCACGCCGCCCTGAAAGACCACCGGAGGCTCGATGCTCTTGCCCTTGGCGAGGTTGTTCAGGTAGTTGCGAACCAGCGCCTCGCACAGCCCGAAGATGATGTTCTCGATGGGGTGCCCCACCTGCTGCTTGTGGATCATGTCCGATTCGGCGAAGACGGAGCAGCGACCGGCGATCTGTACGCCCGTCTCCGCCCGCAAGGCGTAGGAACCGAAATCCTCGATGGGGATGGCCAGGCGCGCCGCCTGGTGGTCCAGGAAGGAGCCCGTGCCGGCGGCGCACACCGTGTTCATGGCGAAGTCGACCACGATGCCGTCCTGGAGGATGATGATCTTGGAGTCCTGGCCCCCGATCTCCAGCACCGTGCGCACTTCCGGCACGACGTGCAGGGCGGCCACGGCGTGGGCGGTGATCTCGTTCTTGACGATGTCCGCCCCCACGATGATGCCGCTCAGGTGGCGGGCGCTTCCCGTGGTCCCCGCACCCATCACCTCCACGTCGCCGGGAAGCTGCGCGCCCAGCTCGCGCATGCCCTCCTGCACGGCGCGGATGGGCTGTCCCATGGTGCGCAGGTACACGGAGGCCGCTACTTCGCCGCTTTCGTCCAGGAGCACCAGGTTGGTGCTCACCGAACCCACGTCAACTCCCAGGTACCCTTTCATGGCTATTACTTTATCACAGTACCGGGGGCGGTTGGGGTCGCATCTTCGATATCCGGTTGAAGGGCCAGGGCTGCCGGATCCGTGACGATCACTCCATGCTCGACAGAAATGCCTGGAAAGCATGGCCGCAGTTGCGGAATTCGTTTGGAAAACTCCATGTCACAGAGTGACGAAAGCGATGATGGTGGTGGGGAGGCCGCGGTTTAACGGGAGATGTTCATCACCATCACGCTGCATCATTGCGGCCATCAATAAGCAGGGACCGGGATAACCCTTCGGCCTTGGGTCGAAAATCGGTGATGGCCGGATGGGATCAAACCCCCGGTGTTCGGCCGAAGGGCCGAATCGAGGCATGCGAACCCCGCAACCCCAGCGCTTGCGGGAAACCCGTCATTCTTTCCGTGTTGAGGCGCCGAATCGGGAAAGCGCCCCCCTAATCCCATTCCGGCCGACTCCACGCTACTCCTACCACCGGGAAGGAGGGATTTCGAAAAAGGCGGTGGCCACACCGGAAGGGGGTGGGGCGCCCGGCACGGGCGGTGCGGCACCGCGGCAAGGGTGATCCCGGAAAAAGAACCCCGGGCTTGCCCCTCCTGCGGGGAGCTGGAGGAGGGATACGAGGGCCAGGGGGGAACGCTTCGTTTCGCTTGCAATTACGCTGCGGAGACGCGCGATGACGCCGTGCGCGGGTTTGCCGCCGGGCCCGTGCCGCCCGTGCCGGGCCCTATGCAGGGCCCGGCCGGTGCGCTCGCCTGCGCGCGGGCTTTTTTCTCGCTATGACCTGGTCGAGGAAGGTCTCCACCTCGCGCTGGAATATCTCCATGGGCGTCTGCCGCTTGTCGAAGACGTCGCCGGTGAGCACCAGGGTGGGGACGCCCAACCGCTTCATCATCTCGCGTCGGAAGAAGGAGACGGTTCCCAGGGTATGCTTGCAGGCGTGCACGCCCCCGAAGATGCAGGCGTCCGCCCCCAGGTCCTGCACGGCGTAGCAGATGTCGTCCACCCAGCGCAGGGAGATGGATTCCCCTCCCATCTGCCGCGTCATGGGATAGTCGAAGGCGATGTCCGCATAGGTCCGTAACATGCTCTCCTTGGATGAGTAGTCCATGGGAGGGAAATAATGGATGGCGAGTATGTCGCCCAGGATGGATATCCCCCTCTTCTCCATCCAGGTGAAGTAACCGTGGAAGTCGAACAGCCAGTAGATATAGCTGATGTACACGCGCGCCAGCTCCTCCGGGGCGGTATACTCACCCTTGCGCATCCTTTCCTTGGAAATATCTACCATACGCTGCAGGACCTGTACCGCGTCCTCGCGTCCCCACATCTGGCTGCGCAGCACCAGGAGGGTCATGCCGAAGATGTTGGGGACGGGGCAGGGGCGCGCTTTCTTGAGCTCCCAGTACTCGTTGTAGAGCTCCACGGCGCGGTAAGACCTCTCCATCACCTCGCGCAGGCGCTCCTCCTTGAGCTCCTCCCCGCTCCACTCCTCGATCTCGCGGACGAACCGCATGAGGTACTGGAAGTACTGCTCGCGGCCGCGCGGGGATTCGTCCACCGGCTTTTCCAGGATGAACTGGGGGACCCCCAGGTAGTCGGCGGCGAAGGCGTGTATCTTGGCGTTGGGGTTGCAGCTCCCGGGCGTGTTGTAGACGATGGCGTCGGGCTTCAGCCCGGGGCCGGCCAGGAGCGAGGCGATGCCGATGGTGTTGCCGGAGCAGAGGGAGTCGGGAAGCCCCAGGCTCAACGCGTAGTCCCAGAAGCGCTCCCCCTGCCCGTAGCAGATGTTGACGATGGCCCCGGAGACTATCTCCGTGCACAGGGGAAAGAGGGAATCGAAGGCCCAGAAGAGCTCGGGCGGGAAGGTGAAGGGGATGAAGATGAGCTTCTTTCCCTCCGCCTGGGCCCGCTGCGCTTCCCAGAAGAGCTCGAGCAGCCTCTGGAAGAAGAAGACCTCCAGGTTGCGGTTCGCGGGCAGCTCCAGCAGCCCCAGGACGGTGTTCCTGAGCTCCGGGAAGACGAAGTTCGCCGCCCCCTCGACGTCCTCGTCGCTGATGTTCTCGGAGAACTTGTAGACCATCTCCAGGATGCTCACGGCGCGCTCGAAACCGTTCTCGCCCCACCTCATCGCGTAACCCTTCTCCATCACGCACCACCCCCGATCCTCTCCAGGAAGGCCTGCACGCGCGTCTTGGTGCGCCCCACGTCCGACGCGGCGCTGTACTCCTTTTCCAGCACCAGGACGGGGATGCCCGCGCGCTCGAGGTCGCGGCGCACCAGCACGGAGTCCACGCCGTGCAGGTCGCAGAACTTGTTGTAGAGGTATACGGCGCCGTCAACCCGTGACCGCTGGGCCGTCTGCACGATGTAATCACGCCGCTTTCCGTATTCCTTGTACATGCGGGGGCAGAAGATGCTCCCGAGGTAGCCGGAGGCAAGGGCACGCAGGGGATCGCCGTCCGCGTCCTGCCGCTGCAGGAAGGCACGGGAACCGAAGCAGAGGGCGTCGGAGACGATCGCCGCACCCAGGCCCTCCATCTCCCGCAGCCACTCCACCTCGTCCGTTGCCGGCCCGCAGAGCATGAGCCTGGCCGCCGGCTTCATCCCCGGCGCGTTCCTCCTTTCCTCCAGGGAGTCGGAGAGCAGGCGGGCGAAATCCCTTCCCGTCATGCGGGACCCCGCCAGCTCCAGGGCCAGCGCCTCGCTGCCCGAGAGCCTGGGACGCTCCGCTTCCCTCAGGGCGCAGAGCTCCCTCCACTTCTCCCGCACCAGGTTCCAATCGGCGACCGCCTGCCGCAGGGATGCCTCGCTCGCCTCGGCGCCGAAATGGGACGCGATGTGGTCCCGGAGCAGCTCCAGCTCGCCCTCGAAGTAGGCCAGGGAGTCGTCGCGGTAGAAGTGCGGGACCTTGAGGTAATGGAAGAAGGGCAGCCCCTTGCAGTGCTGCCAGTTCTCGAACATGGCCCGCAGGTGGTCGCAACCGTTGGTCTCGATGATGCCGTCCAGGAAATCGTAGGTGCCGTCCAGGGCGAGCTGCAGGCAGGAGCGGCAGAAGGAGCAGTTGAAGAGGGACATCTCGCCGTCGGCCAGGTCGGTGCGGGGGTTGCCCAGGGCCCGGATGCGGTAGGGAAGGATGCCCGCCGCCTCGATGAGCTCCACCGGCGTGGCCACGCAGGCGTAGCCGAGCACCAGGCCGCCCCTTGCCTTCCATTCCCGGACGTAGTCGTCGTATACTTCTCGTTCCGTTATAGGTGCCGTGGGTACGCCTGTCACGCCCTTCACCTCCTTCCGCGAAGACGGGCCCACCGCCCGGCGAGGTAGCCCTTGATGGTTTGGTATATTATGGTAGATAAGGCCCTGAGGGCGATGCCGGCGAGCTCCGGGTGCGCGGCCAGCGCGCCCGCGAGGAGGGACGCGGCGTTCCCCGCGGCGCGGTCGAGCTCCGCGTGGTCCAGGCGTTCCAGGAAGTCCGAGGCGGCCGACCCCGCTGGCATGCCCGCGGCGGCGCGGCGGTTGAAGGCCCGCAGGGCGCGGTTAACCCGGTCCGCCAGGCTGTGGTAGGGGATGAGAGAGGTACGCTCGGCTCTCAGGGATGACGCCACCTCCCGGCCGATGCGCGAGAGGAGGCCCGGGCTCTCCTCCCCTGCCCTGCGGCCTAGCTCGAGGAAGGCATGGACGGCCCTTGCCGTCCCCTCGGTATCCAGGCCCCGGGCCAGCGCCTCCTTCATGCCGCGCATGGTCTCCGGCGGCAGCGAGCACAGGCTCTCGAAGAGGGAGGCGGCGGTGCGCGCGAGGGCGTTCGCCAGGGAAACCGCCGCCTCCGCCAGCGAGACCGCCATGGCCTCGTCCCTCAGGGCCTGGCCCACGAGGGCGGCCACCATGGTTTCCCCTTCCTCCGCAAGGGCGGCCACCGCCTCGGCGAGCAGCGGGCCCTGCAGTCCCGCCACGAGCTCGCTCCCCATGCGGGAGAAGGGAGTCGCGGAATAGAGGCTCCCCTCCCCCAGGATGAGGTTGCCGCGGTGGAGGTTCACCGCCACGCCGGCGGCCCCGTTGATCACCTCCGCGATGCCCTTCCAGTCCAGGTCCTCGAGGATGTTGAAGAGCGCGTAGGACATGGCCTCCGCGGGCATGTTGAGCACCTCGAAGAGCTTCTGCAGGACCTTGAGGGCCTGGTTGATCACGGGGGGCACCACGCTGAAGAGGTTGACCAGGGCCACCGGGTTGTCCCCCAGCGCTTCCACCTCGCCGCGCAGGAGCTCCAGGTTTTCCTCCGCCCGGAAGACCAAGGCCTTGCGCAGCTTGCCGAAGTCCACGGCCCGCAGGGCGTCGGCGGTGATGGCCAGGCGCCGCCGGGCGAGCAGCCCGGGGTCCTGCTCGTGAAGGCGGATCATGAGGCGGGAGAGGGAATTCACCGCCTCGCCGATCGCCCCGCCGTCAAGGCGGGAGAGGGCCCGGTCGACGGCCTGCGCAGCGCTCTCGGGGGGCAGGCTCTCGAGGTGTTCGGCGAGGGCCTTCACCGCCCGCGCCGCCGCCTCCAGCACCCTGGGGAGCGCCTCCAGGACGGCCAGGGAAGTATCGCCGTCATCTCCGACCAGGGCCTGCGCCAGCTCCCGCGGGTCGCCCTCGTTGACGTCCCGCAGGAGGCGCGTGAAGTTCTCCCGGATGCGTTCCACCTCCGGGCGGGTGCTCTCGTTCTCCGCATGCATCGCCATCACCTCGCTGTCGAGTGCACTGCCGTGCGAACACCTGCGGCCGCGCGCCGGGGACCCCGCGATTCGGCCGCGCTTCCCGTCAGGCCGCGGCTCATCAATCTACTGCCTTCTTTTTCCAGGGTATGGCCATTGCCAGCATGGCCACGTAGGCGGCGAAGAACCAGAAAAGGAACCACAGGCCCAGGGAGGGGACCTCCTTCCTGCGCAGCCGATCGGCCAGCAGGGCGCAGGCCATGCCCTTGTAGAGGATCTGCGCGTACGAGGACGTGTCCTGCATGACCTGCCTCCCGTCAAGCTTTCCCGGGGACCGACGGCCCCATCCACCTCTCCATTCACCGTTTCCTGAGCGCCGCCGCCTTCCTCTTCGCCAGGCGCAGCAGGAGGAGCGCGGCCACCGCGGCCGCAACGCCCGCCGCGGCCCTGCGCGCGGCCCCTTCCTTTTTTTCGCGCGGGGGACGCGCCGCGGCGATGGCCAGCGCGGCTACGCGCCGCAGTGAGCGGGCCAGGGCGGCGGTGTCCATTTCCCTGCGGGCCAGGGAAAGGGTGTGGGCGATCTCCGCGCGGTTTTCCTCCAGGCGCGCCGTGGCCCGGTCCAGGGCGGAGAGCAGGCGGTTGAGGGCCGCGACGGCCGCTTCCCTCACCTCGTCCGGGGTGCTGTCCTCGCCCACGGCCAGGCGTCGGAGGAGGGCCCCGTAAACCTCCGGAAAGCGGCCGAGCCGCTCGCGGTCTATGCCCCCGCCGATGCGCCCCAGGATGTCCTTGAGCAGCGGTTCCGGCAGGCCGTTGAGCTGGCGGCCCAACTCGAGCATGAACTCCAGCAGCCAGTTGGCGAGGTCGGGAAAAGCGCCGAACAAGCTCATGGAGATGCCGGGGTCTCCCCAGAGGAGGGTCTTCACCAGGCCGGACGCCGCCTCCGGCCTGATGCCCTTCATCTGGAGGAGGAGGACCTCCTTCAGCGCCGGGGTGGCGATCACCTCCCTGAGCAGGCGCTCTCCGAGGCCCGGGTAAACCAAGTCGTCGCTCATGGCCTCACCCCCCTCACTTCTTTTCCGCCCGGCCCGCGCCGCTTTGGCCCTTCTTCGCCCGGGTCGCGCCGGCTCGGCCCTCCACGGCTTTGGCCGCGCCGCCCCGGCCCTCCTCCGCCCGGGCTTCGCCCTCCCGGCCTCCCGCCTTCGTGGCGGTCTTGCGCGCGGCCGGCCTGGCGGGGGCTTCCAGCAAAGGCTTGATGACGTGCTGGGCGAAGTCCGGGTTCTCGGAAAGCGCCCTGCTGAAGGCCTGGATGAAGGCGTGCGTGGAGGTGCTCCTGTCCTTTGCCCGCTCCGCCGTGCGCGCCATCCACCCGCTGAGCCTCGCGGCGAGGTCGCCGCCCTCGAGGGCGCGGGAGCAGGAGGCGGAGAAGTCCCCCGCCAGGGAGGAGAGGCCCCTGCGCAGGCCGCTTTCCGTGTCCGTGAGGTCCAGGGAGAGGAGCATCTTTAAAAGCCCGCCGGCCGCTTCCCCCGCCGCGGCGCCGTCTATACCCGCCACGATGCGTCCCAGCAGGTCCTTCAGCAGGGGAGGGGGCATGGCGTTCATCTGGGCGGCGCTCTCGGCCATGGCTTCCAGCGCCACGTTCACCATGGCGGGAAGGGACCCCATGATGGACATGAGCAGCCCGGGGTCCTGCCAGAAGAGGGTGCGCACCAGCCTCCTGGCCGCCGGGGGGTCTATGGAATTCAGGAGGATGATGACGGTCTCCTTGAACTTGGGGGTGCGGATGAGCTCCCGCAGGATGCGGTCTGCGGCGTCGACGATGCCCCTGCTCTCCGCCTCGCCTCGCGTCTCGATGTCCGCTTTCATCTTCACCACCTCAGAGGGTCTCGCACTCGTAGAACCAGCGGGCCACCTCTATCTGGCAGAGCTGCTTCGATCCCTCCACCAGCTGCAGGATCTTCAGGTCGCGCCAGTGCTTCTCCACGTCCCAGTCGCGGTCCGCGCCGTAGGCTTCCATGAGGTTCATGACCCTGCCGGTGACCTCGATAAAGCGGTCCATGGCCAGGTAGCGCTGGGCGCGCATCCTGGCCACCAGCCCGGGGTGCCAGAGCGGCCCGTAGAGGTCGTGGCGGTCGCACATGCGGGCGCACTGGTAGCCCACTATCCTTATGGCCTCGATGTTGGCGGCGAAGTCGGCCAGCAGCCCGGCCACGGCATCGTTTTCCTTCAGGGGCAGCCCGCGGTAGCGCTTGCGGTTCACGAACTCCGTGAGCCTCTCGTAGATGTTCATCATGGCGCCGGAGATCCAGGCGATGATGCCCATGTTCCCCGTGGACATGATCTCCCCGAAGTACTTGGCGTCGTCGCCGGGGCCGCAGGCGCGGTACCAGAGGGGCACGCGCACGTTCTCGAACCACACGTCCGAGTTCATGTCCGCCGCCATGCCCGCCTTCTCGTATGGCGGCCCCTGGGTCACCCCGGGCGTGTCGTCGGTCACGAAGATCACCGCGATGTCCCGGGGGTCGTCGGACCCCGGGTTGGTGGTGCAGACCACGGCCATGAGCCTGGCCAGCCCGCCCGTGTTGGAAGGCCACAGCTTGTGACCGTTGATCACCCACTCGTCCCCGTCCCTCACCGCGGTGGTCCTGATGGTGCTTCCCCTCACGATCTCGATGTTCTCGATGTCCGAGCCGCCCTGGGGCTCGGTCATGCACAGGGCCGCGAAGACGGGCTCCGTCGTCTCGCAGAACATGGGGGCGAACTCCTCCAGGAGGCGGCGGTTCTCGTGCGGCTCCAGGGCTATGAAGAGGAAGGGCCAGAAAAGGGCGCCGAAGGCCAGGGCCATCCCGGAATCGGCGCGGGCTATCTCCTCGAACATGCGGAAGGCGGCCACGCACATGTAATGCGACCGGCCCATGCCCCAGCCGCCGAGGTCCTCCGGGAAGATCATGCGCTGCAGGCCGTACTCTCCCAGGAGCTTCCTGAAGGGGGGATGGATGAGGTGGTGGTCACGGTAATCCTCGTCGAACTCGCGGCGGTAGGGCATGACGTCCTTTTCCACCCAGTCGCGGAAGATGGAACCCAGGAGGCCGTCCATGGGCGAGACGTATTCCAGGGGTCGGGTGAAATCGTCGATGCTCCTCGCGTCGTTGCTTCCCACGTGCGTCACCTCCTCACAGTGTCCGGGCCCCGTAGAACCGGCGGGCGAAATCGTGCTTGGCCAGCTCGTAGGCGCCCAGGTAGCACTGCAGGGTCTTCACGTCGCGCCAGTAGCGCTCGAGCTGCCATTCCTTGGCGTAGCCGGCGGAGGCCATGAGCTCCATGGTGCGGTGGATGGCGTATTCCGCCGAGGCGAGGACCTGGTGGGCGATCATGAGGGCGGCGGTGAAGACGCCCTCGGAGTCGGCGTCCCCGTAAGTGTCCGGCTCGGCCAGCATCTCCGCCAGGTCGTAGGCCAGGAGGCGGTCCACGGCGATCTCCTTGGCGATTTCCCCCATGAGGGCGCCGGTGAGCGGGTTTTCCTTGAAGATGTTGCCGGTGCCCTTGATCACCCGGTTATCGCCCCACTCCCTGAGGATGCGGTAGGAGGCGAGGAGCGCACCGACCGCGGAAGCCGTCACTCCCAGGTAATACCAGGATAGGAGGTGTCGGTACTCATCCTCCTCGCGGAAGAGGCAGTTGCCGGCGGGGAGCTCCACCCCCTCGAGGTCGAGGTCCGCGTTGCGGCTGGCGGCGAGGCCGGTCTTCTTGAATTCCGGCCCGCGCGAGACACCCTTCGCGTCGCCGGGGACGAGGATGAAGGCCGGCCGCTCTTCCCCCTCCACCGCGCACCACGCCCCGAAGAGGTCGGCGTCGGCCCCGGAGCAGGTGGGCCGCGCGCGCCTGCCGGAGAGCTTCCACCCCGTTGCCGTGGGCGTGGCCTTCACCTGGTAACTTTTCCCATGCCAGGCGGGCGCATCCTCCTCTTCCCCGAAGGCGGGGAGGAGGAAGGAGACGATGACCGGGGACCCGTTTGCGCAGAAGAGGGGGGCGAAACGGTCGCAGGCCTCCTGCTTGCGGTGGCCGTCCGCGGCGAGCGAGGCCTGCAGGGCGAAGCTGTGGGCGGCCAGGAAGGCCAGCCCGACGTCGGCCCTGCCGACCTGCTCCAGCGCCGCCGTCACCGTGAAGGCGGCCTCCGGCCCGCTGTGTCCGTCCCCGCCCAGTTCCTCCGGCCAGAACATCCTCTGCAGCCCCATGTCCGCCATCAGCCTGGCGTAGGCCGGCCCGAGGAGCCCCTCGTAGTCCTCCTTGAGTTCCAACCGCTTTTCCACGATCTCCTTTTCCACCAGGCCCTGCAGCCCCGCCGCCAGGTCGAGGTCGGGTTCCTGCAGGCGCCCCCGGGGATAGGGGAACAGGTCCAGTCCGCTCATACGCACCTCCCTTTCGGTACTTCCGACAAGTGTTTCGCAGAGGCCGACGGGACGGCACGGGCGGGCGTCCAACGGTTAAGCGGATGGGCGAGTCTCAGCGGGTGGAGCAAGAGCACCTCCCCTTAGGATTCATCCCTGCTGCGAGCATCGGCCGGCCCTGTTGGCGGGAACCTTACTGCGAGACATGCCCGCGGTGCGGGCAAGTAGAGCACCGTTCGCCCCGTTACGGGAGCAGCCTCCTTCCCGATTTATAACTTTATCCCCTCGGGCGGTTATTCTCAAACCAATCCATTCTTTGGTTGCTGTCCGGAAAAGGTAGGCACCCCATCCCGGCAAAACCTCAACACGCAATCCTCTCATGGCCGGCTAAGACCCTGAGGACATCCTTCACCCAGGGGTCACCGCTCCTCGCCTCGAGCAGCGGCATGTTCTTCTTGAGCCAGGCCTCCGGGTTCCTCCTCGCCTCCCCTCTGAGGGAAGCCATGGCCGCCACGGCCGCCTTCTCGTCTGCCTGCCTCCTTGCGGTGACGTAGGATCCGAGTTCCCCGTTCTCCCTGAGCTCGATGATCTGGCACATGTGATCGGCGCCCTGTGGCCTCCGGCCCATGCCCCGCTTCTTGAAGCGGTCTGAGGCGAGCTTGTCCACGTTTGACTCGATGGCCCCGGGGGAGCGGCCTTCTTCTCCCGGCGGAAGCACGTCCTTCCAGTCGCGCAGCCAGGCGGAGAGGGAGGAGATGCAGGCGATGGCCTCGGAGATGCGCCTCCTCTTCCCCTCGTCGGCGGCTTTCTCCAGGTGTTCCTCGAGGGCGGCCACGACCTCGGAAGCCTTGCCCTCCTTGGTCGGGGAGAAGAGGCG is a genomic window containing:
- a CDS encoding 2-hydroxyglutaryl-CoA dehydratase; the encoded protein is MKGYLGVDVGSVSTNLVLLDESGEVAASVYLRTMGQPIRAVQEGMRELGAQLPGDVEVMGAGTTGSARHLSGIIVGADIVKNEITAHAVAALHVVPEVRTVLEIGGQDSKIIILQDGIVVDFAMNTVCAAGTGSFLDHQAARLAIPIEDFGSYALRAETGVQIAGRCSVFAESDMIHKQQVGHPIENIIFGLCEALVRNYLNNLAKGKSIEPPVVFQGGVAANVGMKRAFEEALKMEVVVPEHYNVMGAIGAALLAKELNPPVSNFKGFRVTDIDYRTSSFNCKGCSNNCEIVKIMVEGDTLARWGGRCGKWELDLPGAKTAGAAAR
- a CDS encoding 2-hydroxyacyl-CoA dehydratase encodes the protein MEKGYAMRWGENGFERAVSILEMVYKFSENISDEDVEGAANFVFPELRNTVLGLLELPANRNLEVFFFQRLLELFWEAQRAQAEGKKLIFIPFTFPPELFWAFDSLFPLCTEIVSGAIVNICYGQGERFWDYALSLGLPDSLCSGNTIGIASLLAGPGLKPDAIVYNTPGSCNPNAKIHAFAADYLGVPQFILEKPVDESPRGREQYFQYLMRFVREIEEWSGEELKEERLREVMERSYRAVELYNEYWELKKARPCPVPNIFGMTLLVLRSQMWGREDAVQVLQRMVDISKERMRKGEYTAPEELARVYISYIYWLFDFHGYFTWMEKRGISILGDILAIHYFPPMDYSSKESMLRTYADIAFDYPMTRQMGGESISLRWVDDICYAVQDLGADACIFGGVHACKHTLGTVSFFRREMMKRLGVPTLVLTGDVFDKRQTPMEIFQREVETFLDQVIARKKPARRRAHRPGPA
- a CDS encoding 2-hydroxyacyl-CoA dehydratase, giving the protein MKGVTGVPTAPITEREVYDDYVREWKARGGLVLGYACVATPVELIEAAGILPYRIRALGNPRTDLADGEMSLFNCSFCRSCLQLALDGTYDFLDGIIETNGCDHLRAMFENWQHCKGLPFFHYLKVPHFYRDDSLAYFEGELELLRDHIASHFGAEASEASLRQAVADWNLVREKWRELCALREAERPRLSGSEALALELAGSRMTGRDFARLLSDSLEERRNAPGMKPAARLMLCGPATDEVEWLREMEGLGAAIVSDALCFGSRAFLQRQDADGDPLRALASGYLGSIFCPRMYKEYGKRRDYIVQTAQRSRVDGAVYLYNKFCDLHGVDSVLVRRDLERAGIPVLVLEKEYSAASDVGRTKTRVQAFLERIGGGA
- a CDS encoding acyl-CoA/acyl-ACP dehydrogenase; translated protein: MGSNDARSIDDFTRPLEYVSPMDGLLGSIFRDWVEKDVMPYRREFDEDYRDHHLIHPPFRKLLGEYGLQRMIFPEDLGGWGMGRSHYMCVAAFRMFEEIARADSGMALAFGALFWPFLFIALEPHENRRLLEEFAPMFCETTEPVFAALCMTEPQGGSDIENIEIVRGSTIRTTAVRDGDEWVINGHKLWPSNTGGLARLMAVVCTTNPGSDDPRDIAVIFVTDDTPGVTQGPPYEKAGMAADMNSDVWFENVRVPLWYRACGPGDDAKYFGEIMSTGNMGIIAWISGAMMNIYERLTEFVNRKRYRGLPLKENDAVAGLLADFAANIEAIRIVGYQCARMCDRHDLYGPLWHPGLVARMRAQRYLAMDRFIEVTGRVMNLMEAYGADRDWDVEKHWRDLKILQLVEGSKQLCQIEVARWFYECETL
- a CDS encoding acyl-CoA/acyl-ACP dehydrogenase, which codes for MSGLDLFPYPRGRLQEPDLDLAAGLQGLVEKEIVEKRLELKEDYEGLLGPAYARLMADMGLQRMFWPEELGGDGHSGPEAAFTVTAALEQVGRADVGLAFLAAHSFALQASLAADGHRKQEACDRFAPLFCANGSPVIVSFLLPAFGEEEDAPAWHGKSYQVKATPTATGWKLSGRRARPTCSGADADLFGAWCAVEGEERPAFILVPGDAKGVSRGPEFKKTGLAASRNADLDLEGVELPAGNCLFREEDEYRHLLSWYYLGVTASAVGALLASYRILREWGDNRVIKGTGNIFKENPLTGALMGEIAKEIAVDRLLAYDLAEMLAEPDTYGDADSEGVFTAALMIAHQVLASAEYAIHRTMELMASAGYAKEWQLERYWRDVKTLQCYLGAYELAKHDFARRFYGARTL
- a CDS encoding UPF0236 family protein gives rise to the protein MKAKQSGERRKHELKVGISYEGWSQVGEDKWRTLGRRTCLSATDGATFLSCWSADLAAVYEHSRVGEVIRSSDGSSWLKQGPGLFACTHARLDRSHLARSLTGALGFSREAFRLFSPTKEGKASEVVAALEEHLEKAADEGKRRRISEAIACISSLSAWLRDWKDVLPPGEEGRSPGAIESNVDKLASDRFKKRGMGRRPQGADHMCQIIELRENGELGSYVTARRQADEKAAVAAMASLRGEARRNPEAWLKKNMPLLEARSGDPWVKDVLRVLAGHERIAC